In Morganella morganii, the following are encoded in one genomic region:
- the glyA gene encoding serine hydroxymethyltransferase, translating to MLKREMNIADYDPQLWQAMKDEDRRQEEHIELIASENYTSPRVMEAQGSQLTNKYAEGYPGKRYYGGCEYVDIVEQLAIDRAKELFGADYANVQPHSGSQANVAVYSALLSPGDTVLGMNLAEGGHLTHGSPVNFSGKLYNIVPYGIDSAGKIDYDDVAEQAKKHQPKMIIGGFSAYSGVVDWAKMREIADSIGAYLFVDMAHVAGLVAAGVYPNPVPHAHVVTTTTHKTLAGPRGGMILAKGGDEDLYKKLNSAVFPGNQGGPLMHVIAGKAVALKEAMEPEFKANQVQVVKNAKAMVEVFLNRGYKVVSGGTENHLFLVDLVDKDITGKDADAALGRANITVNKNSVPNDPKSPFVTSGIRVGSPAITRRGFKEAEARELAGWMCDVLDNLNDEATIEAVKQKVLAICAKYPVYA from the coding sequence ATGTTAAAGCGTGAAATGAATATTGCAGATTACGACCCACAACTCTGGCAGGCGATGAAAGACGAAGATCGTCGTCAGGAAGAGCACATTGAATTAATTGCCTCTGAAAACTATACCAGCCCGCGCGTTATGGAAGCTCAGGGCTCCCAGCTCACCAACAAATATGCAGAAGGGTATCCGGGCAAACGCTACTACGGCGGCTGCGAATATGTGGATATCGTTGAACAGCTGGCGATTGACCGTGCAAAAGAACTGTTCGGCGCAGACTATGCCAACGTTCAGCCGCACTCAGGTTCCCAGGCTAACGTTGCAGTGTACTCCGCACTGCTGTCACCGGGCGATACAGTATTAGGGATGAACTTAGCGGAAGGCGGTCACCTGACTCACGGCTCTCCGGTAAACTTCTCCGGTAAACTGTACAATATCGTCCCTTACGGTATCGATTCTGCCGGTAAAATCGATTATGACGATGTCGCTGAACAGGCGAAAAAACATCAGCCGAAAATGATCATCGGCGGCTTCTCTGCCTACTCCGGTGTGGTTGACTGGGCGAAAATGCGTGAAATCGCTGACAGCATCGGTGCTTACCTGTTTGTTGATATGGCCCACGTAGCCGGTCTGGTTGCTGCGGGTGTTTATCCTAACCCGGTTCCGCATGCTCACGTTGTCACCACTACCACGCACAAAACCCTGGCGGGTCCGCGCGGCGGGATGATCCTCGCGAAAGGCGGTGATGAAGATCTGTACAAAAAACTGAACTCAGCGGTATTCCCGGGTAACCAGGGGGGTCCGCTGATGCACGTTATCGCCGGTAAAGCCGTGGCGTTAAAAGAAGCAATGGAGCCTGAATTTAAAGCAAATCAGGTCCAGGTTGTGAAAAATGCCAAAGCAATGGTTGAAGTCTTCCTGAACCGTGGTTATAAAGTGGTGTCCGGCGGTACTGAGAACCATCTGTTCCTGGTGGATCTGGTCGATAAAGACATCACCGGTAAAGATGCGGATGCGGCACTGGGCCGTGCAAACATCACTGTCAACAAAAACAGTGTGCCGAACGATCCGAAGAGCCCGTTTGTGACTTCCGGTATCCGTGTCGGTTCCCCGGCGATCACCCGCCGCGGCTTCAAAGAAGCAGAAGCCCGTGAACTGGCCGGCTGGATGTGTGACGTGTTAGATAACCTCAATGATGAAGCGACCATTGAAGCTGTGAAACAAAAAGTTCTGGCTATCTGCGCGAAATATCCGGTTTACGCATAA
- the hmpA gene encoding NO-inducible flavohemoprotein: MLDAQTIATVKSTAPLIAATGPKLTAHFYDRMFRQHPELKDIFTMSHQQNGAQREALFNAVCAYAMNIDNLGALGAAVEKIANKHASLMIRPEHYPVVGENLLATIEELLNPGEEVLTAWGKAYGVLADIFIQREAGLYQEKAALQGGWEGLREFRVIRKQPQSELITSFELAPVDGKPVADYRPGQYISVYINDDALENQEIRQYSLTQAPDGKTYRIAVKREDKGTISGWLHANVQEGDVVRLTPPLGDFFLEAEKETPVVLISAGVGLTPMMAMLQTLAAQQHPADVTWLHAAEHGGVHAFAEEVNRFGAQLPAFSQTVWYREPRADEAHPHLTGLMDLTAQQDALLSKTRHYYLCGPVAFMQHIARQLTAMGVNADQIHYECFGPHKIL; the protein is encoded by the coding sequence ATGCTCGATGCACAAACTATCGCCACCGTAAAATCCACCGCCCCGCTGATTGCCGCCACCGGCCCGAAACTGACCGCCCATTTCTATGACCGCATGTTTCGTCAGCATCCTGAGTTAAAAGATATCTTCACCATGAGCCACCAGCAGAACGGCGCACAGCGTGAAGCGTTGTTTAATGCGGTCTGCGCCTATGCCATGAATATTGATAACCTCGGCGCGCTGGGTGCGGCAGTGGAAAAAATTGCCAACAAACACGCCAGTCTGATGATCAGACCGGAACATTACCCGGTTGTCGGGGAAAACCTGCTTGCCACCATTGAAGAGTTGCTCAATCCGGGTGAGGAAGTCCTTACCGCCTGGGGTAAAGCGTACGGTGTACTGGCGGATATCTTTATTCAGCGCGAAGCCGGGCTGTATCAGGAAAAAGCGGCTTTACAGGGCGGATGGGAAGGACTGCGTGAATTCCGCGTGATCCGCAAACAGCCGCAGAGTGAACTTATCACCAGTTTCGAACTGGCGCCGGTTGATGGTAAGCCTGTCGCGGATTACCGCCCGGGGCAGTATATTAGTGTCTATATCAATGATGATGCGCTGGAAAATCAGGAGATCCGCCAGTATTCCCTGACGCAGGCACCGGACGGTAAAACCTACCGGATTGCGGTCAAACGTGAAGACAAAGGTACGATTTCCGGCTGGCTGCACGCTAATGTGCAGGAAGGCGATGTGGTCAGACTGACACCACCGCTGGGGGATTTCTTCCTGGAGGCAGAAAAAGAAACCCCGGTGGTCCTGATTTCAGCCGGTGTCGGCTTAACACCGATGATGGCTATGCTGCAGACACTCGCCGCACAACAGCATCCGGCGGATGTGACCTGGCTGCACGCGGCAGAGCACGGCGGCGTGCATGCCTTTGCGGAGGAAGTAAACCGGTTTGGTGCGCAGTTGCCTGCGTTCAGCCAGACCGTCTGGTACAGAGAGCCGCGCGCAGATGAAGCTCATCCGCACCTGACCGGGCTGATGGATTTAACGGCTCAGCAGGATGCTCTGCTCAGTAAAACCCGCCACTATTACCTGTGCGGCCCGGTAGCCTTTATGCAGCACATTGCGCGTCAGCTGACTGCAATGGGCGTTAATGCAGACCAGATCCATTATGAATGTTTCGGTCCGCACAAAATTTTATAA
- the glnB gene encoding nitrogen regulatory protein P-II — protein MKKIEAIIKPFKLDDVREALAEVGITGMTVTEVKGFGRQKGHTELYRGAEYMVDFLPKVKIEIVVADDILETCVETIMQTAQTGKIGDGKIFVFDVAQVVRIRTGEQDEDAI, from the coding sequence ATGAAAAAGATTGAGGCAATTATTAAGCCGTTTAAACTCGATGATGTCCGCGAAGCTCTGGCCGAAGTGGGGATCACCGGGATGACCGTGACAGAGGTGAAGGGTTTCGGCCGTCAGAAAGGGCATACGGAACTGTATCGCGGTGCGGAATATATGGTGGATTTTCTGCCGAAGGTAAAAATTGAAATTGTTGTCGCCGATGACATTCTCGAAACCTGTGTGGAAACCATTATGCAGACGGCGCAGACCGGTAAGATCGGTGACGGTAAAATCTTTGTGTTCGATGTGGCACAGGTTGTCCGGATCCGTACCGGGGAACAGGATGAAGATGCTATCTGA
- a CDS encoding NAD+ synthase → MRRTLNIALAQLNFLVGDIEGNGERILKTMAEQQAAGADLVMFSELALSGYSPEDLVFRPDFHQRIAQSLIRIQQASGDCAVLVGHPWQENSHIYNALSFFEKGELRARYFKQELPNYGVFDEKRWFTAGTETCVIDFRGYRLGLLICEDIWTDGPVDALKAAGAEIILTLNASPYSTDKIDTRDVLIQAHCRRTGLPLVYLNQVGGQDELIFDGNSAVFAADGSVTHRLAAFSEQIAQCYFTDLTITPMADPAPSLPVLAQVYQGLVLATRDYVRKNGFQGALLGLSGGIDSGLTVAIAADALGKDKVQAVMMPFRYTSDISIHDAREQAELLGVEFDVVSIEPMFEAFMHELEPKFAGTPVDTTEENLQARCRAVILMAMSNKRRRIVLTTSNKSECAVGYSTLYGDMAGGFNVLKDVPKTMVFELARYRNTLSPAIPERVITRPPSAELAPGQLDQDSLPPYDILDALLAGYVEKDMSADELIAAGFDEAVVRKVIRLVDINEYKRRQSPVGPRITARNFGKDRRYPITSGFGRKNW, encoded by the coding sequence ATGCGTCGTACACTTAATATCGCCCTGGCCCAGCTGAATTTTCTGGTCGGAGATATCGAAGGCAATGGTGAACGTATTCTGAAAACCATGGCGGAACAGCAGGCGGCAGGGGCTGACCTGGTCATGTTTTCCGAACTGGCATTGTCCGGGTATTCACCGGAAGACCTGGTTTTTCGTCCCGATTTTCATCAGCGGATAGCGCAGAGCCTCATCCGGATCCAACAGGCCAGCGGTGACTGTGCTGTGCTGGTGGGACACCCGTGGCAGGAAAACAGCCACATTTATAACGCCCTCTCTTTCTTTGAGAAAGGGGAGCTCCGCGCCCGTTATTTCAAACAGGAACTGCCGAACTACGGCGTGTTTGATGAAAAACGCTGGTTTACGGCAGGAACAGAAACCTGTGTGATTGATTTTCGCGGTTACCGCCTCGGGTTACTCATTTGTGAGGATATCTGGACTGACGGTCCGGTGGATGCCCTGAAAGCGGCCGGTGCGGAAATCATTCTGACACTGAATGCGTCACCGTATTCCACTGATAAAATTGATACCCGGGATGTGCTGATACAGGCACACTGCCGCCGTACCGGGCTGCCGCTGGTCTATCTCAACCAGGTCGGCGGACAGGATGAGCTGATTTTTGATGGTAATTCTGCTGTTTTCGCCGCAGATGGCAGCGTAACACATCGTCTTGCTGCATTTTCAGAGCAAATCGCGCAGTGTTACTTTACGGATTTAACCATCACGCCGATGGCGGATCCGGCACCGTCGTTACCTGTTCTGGCTCAGGTTTATCAGGGGCTGGTGCTGGCAACGCGGGATTATGTCCGCAAAAATGGTTTTCAGGGAGCGCTGCTGGGCCTGTCCGGCGGGATCGATTCCGGCCTGACTGTCGCCATTGCTGCAGATGCACTGGGTAAAGATAAGGTGCAGGCGGTGATGATGCCGTTCCGTTACACCTCGGATATCAGCATCCACGATGCCCGTGAGCAGGCAGAGCTGCTGGGTGTGGAATTTGATGTGGTGTCGATTGAGCCGATGTTTGAAGCCTTTATGCACGAACTGGAACCGAAATTCGCCGGAACACCGGTTGATACCACCGAAGAGAATTTACAGGCACGCTGCCGTGCGGTGATCCTGATGGCGATGTCCAACAAACGCCGTCGCATTGTGCTGACCACCAGTAATAAAAGCGAGTGTGCGGTTGGTTACTCCACACTGTACGGGGATATGGCCGGGGGCTTTAATGTCCTGAAAGATGTGCCGAAAACTATGGTGTTTGAACTGGCAAGATACCGCAACACACTCTCTCCGGCGATTCCGGAGCGGGTTATCACCCGTCCGCCGTCAGCAGAGCTGGCACCGGGTCAGCTGGATCAGGACAGTCTGCCGCCGTATGACATCCTCGATGCCCTGCTGGCCGGGTATGTTGAAAAAGATATGTCCGCAGATGAACTGATCGCCGCCGGGTTTGATGAAGCGGTGGTCCGCAAGGTTATCCGGCTGGTGGATATCAATGAATACAAACGCCGCCAGTCACCGGTGGGACCGCGCATTACCGCCCGGAACTTTGGCAAAGATCGCCGTTACCCGATTACATCCGGGTTTGGCCGCAAAAATTGGTAA
- the glrR gene encoding two-component system response regulator GlrR, with the protein MTARRSANLLLVDDDPGLLKLLGMRLSSEGFRVSTAESGPEALKVLNKEKIDLVISDLRMDEMDGMALFAEIQKTHSGMPVIILTAHGSIPDAVAATREGVFSFLTKPVDRDALYKAIDDALALSTTTVSDESWCEGVVTRSPLMLRLLEQARMVAQSDVSVLINGQSGTGKEVLAQAIHKASPRAKKPFIAINCGALPEQLLESELFGHAKGAFTGAVSSREGLFQAAESGTLFLDEIGDMPMPLQVKLLRVLQERKVRPLGSNRDIDIDVRVISATHRDLPKAMEKHEFREDLYYRLNVVNLKIPTLHERAEDIPLLANHILREAAKKHKPFVRSFSPDAMKCLMGASWPGNVRQLLNVIEQCVALSTVPVISEALVTQALEGENTALPTFAEARNQFELNYLRKLLQMTKGNVTNAARLAGRNRTEFYKLLSRHELDAADFKE; encoded by the coding sequence ATGACAGCACGCCGCAGCGCAAACTTATTATTGGTTGATGATGATCCGGGTTTACTGAAACTGCTGGGTATGCGCCTGAGCAGTGAAGGTTTCCGGGTATCAACGGCAGAAAGCGGCCCTGAAGCGCTGAAGGTACTCAATAAAGAAAAAATCGATCTGGTCATCAGCGACCTGCGGATGGATGAAATGGATGGTATGGCGCTGTTTGCCGAGATCCAGAAAACCCATTCCGGCATGCCGGTGATTATCCTGACGGCTCACGGCTCCATTCCGGATGCCGTGGCTGCCACCCGTGAGGGCGTGTTCAGCTTCCTGACCAAACCGGTGGATCGCGATGCTTTATATAAAGCGATTGACGATGCGCTGGCGCTCTCCACCACCACGGTCAGTGATGAATCCTGGTGTGAGGGGGTTGTGACCCGCAGCCCGCTGATGCTGCGTCTGCTTGAACAGGCACGTATGGTGGCGCAATCCGATGTCAGTGTGCTGATCAATGGTCAGAGCGGTACCGGGAAAGAGGTACTGGCCCAGGCTATCCACAAAGCCAGTCCGAGAGCGAAAAAACCGTTTATCGCCATCAACTGTGGTGCACTGCCGGAGCAGTTGCTGGAATCCGAGCTGTTCGGCCATGCCAAAGGTGCCTTTACCGGCGCGGTGAGCAGCCGGGAAGGGCTGTTCCAGGCGGCAGAGAGCGGCACACTGTTCCTCGATGAAATCGGGGATATGCCGATGCCGCTGCAGGTCAAGCTGCTGCGTGTTCTGCAGGAGCGCAAAGTGCGCCCGCTCGGCAGTAACCGCGACATTGATATTGATGTCCGCGTCATTTCCGCGACACACCGCGATTTACCCAAGGCGATGGAAAAACACGAATTCCGTGAAGATCTCTACTACCGCCTCAATGTGGTTAACCTGAAAATTCCGACACTCCATGAGCGGGCTGAAGATATCCCGCTGCTGGCCAATCATATTCTGCGCGAAGCGGCGAAAAAACATAAGCCGTTTGTCCGCAGCTTCTCTCCGGATGCCATGAAATGCCTGATGGGCGCGAGCTGGCCGGGCAACGTCCGTCAGCTGCTTAACGTTATCGAGCAGTGCGTGGCGCTGTCCACCGTGCCGGTGATCAGTGAGGCTCTGGTGACTCAGGCGCTGGAAGGAGAAAATACGGCGCTGCCGACCTTTGCGGAAGCCCGTAACCAGTTTGAACTCAATTATTTACGCAAACTTCTCCAGATGACCAAAGGTAACGTGACCAACGCTGCCCGTCTGGCAGGGCGTAACCGGACAGAGTTCTATAAATTACTGTCCCGTCATGAGCTGGATGCGGCCGACTTTAAAGAATAA
- the qseG gene encoding two-component system QseEF-associated lipoprotein QseG produces the protein MTFKSLIAAVPLLLAGCVKTATPPDLSALASVVLPQERTADYRIADCHAIWELNSAAATENALYWLRMMDCADLLSSDTARIMAGKITPDSWDTALRQSILLNNTGTSANDKRKVLETLNAYSAGFPVSLRPLMTLWRDQLKQAIALSDERQRYRRLQSDTDGKIDQLRAVNSRLQFELQNTTRKLDNLSNIERQLAGRKQPTKADAELENALEERREALEEAAGTAEPKPAEAKPADVKPAEAKPAAAETKAAETKPAQEKKE, from the coding sequence ATGACATTTAAGTCCCTGATTGCCGCCGTCCCGCTGTTGCTGGCCGGTTGCGTAAAAACCGCAACGCCGCCGGATCTCTCCGCGCTGGCCTCTGTTGTCCTGCCGCAGGAGCGGACGGCGGATTACCGGATTGCGGACTGCCACGCTATCTGGGAACTCAACTCTGCGGCCGCGACAGAAAACGCGCTTTACTGGCTGCGGATGATGGATTGTGCTGATCTGCTCAGCAGTGATACAGCCCGCATTATGGCGGGGAAAATCACCCCGGACAGCTGGGATACTGCACTGCGTCAGAGCATTCTGCTTAATAACACCGGCACCTCCGCCAATGACAAGCGTAAGGTGCTCGAGACCCTGAATGCCTACAGTGCCGGGTTCCCGGTCTCTCTGCGTCCGCTGATGACCCTGTGGCGTGATCAACTGAAACAGGCGATTGCCCTGAGTGACGAACGCCAGCGCTACCGCCGCCTGCAGAGCGATACGGACGGCAAAATTGATCAGCTGCGTGCGGTTAACTCCCGCCTGCAGTTTGAATTACAGAATACCACCCGCAAGCTGGATAACCTGAGCAACATTGAGCGCCAGCTGGCCGGCCGCAAACAGCCGACCAAAGCGGATGCGGAACTGGAAAATGCGCTCGAGGAGCGCCGTGAGGCATTAGAAGAGGCAGCAGGTACGGCAGAGCCGAAACCGGCGGAAGCAAAACCTGCGGATGTCAAACCGGCAGAAGCCAAACCGGCTGCCGCAGAAACAAAAGCCGCAGAAACAAAACCGGCACAGGAAAAAAAGGAGTAA
- a CDS encoding sensor histidine kinase: MTILKKWRLFPRSLRQLVVVAFCLVLLPLLGLAWQAYQSFDELSNQAAQISISTVQDARRSEEMSSLALEMERSYRQYCVLGNETLKNVWHKQYLRYEDYLARQKQSTPDPRYTDDIAGSLGQLSVLQCENGEPVAAMTTHLEAFARSNADLVQAIREANFRRGEELQNAIARKGQSFGWQSLLVFVLSTGLIILFTRMIIGPVKVIERMVNRLGEGRNLIQRLDNFNGPRELRSLALRIVWLSERLDWLESQRHEFLRHISHELKTPLASMREGTELLADEVAGPLTADQKDVVSILSESSRHLQVLIEQLLEYNRTLVDSPTEAKWVNLDTVVHEVVNAHSLPARSKEITTDLALDETSVWAEPVLLTRVLDNLYSNAVHYGAESGKIRITSRKAGQHIQIDVANTGTPIPEEEQEMIFEPFYQGSLQRKGAVKGSGLGLSIARDCINRMGGELILVGSEGADVCFRIQLPFHTLLE, encoded by the coding sequence ATGACAATCTTGAAAAAATGGCGATTATTTCCGCGCTCGCTGCGTCAGTTGGTTGTGGTGGCATTCTGTCTGGTATTGCTGCCGTTGCTGGGACTGGCATGGCAGGCGTATCAGAGCTTTGATGAGCTGAGTAATCAGGCGGCGCAAATCAGTATCTCAACTGTACAGGATGCGCGGCGCAGTGAGGAAATGTCGAGCCTGGCGCTGGAAATGGAGCGCAGCTACCGCCAGTACTGTGTGCTGGGTAATGAAACCCTGAAAAATGTCTGGCACAAACAGTATCTCCGCTATGAGGACTATCTCGCCCGCCAGAAACAATCCACCCCGGATCCGCGTTATACTGATGATATCGCCGGCAGCCTCGGACAGTTGTCTGTCCTGCAGTGTGAAAACGGCGAGCCGGTTGCGGCGATGACCACTCACCTGGAAGCCTTTGCCCGCAGTAACGCTGATCTGGTGCAGGCTATCCGTGAGGCGAATTTCCGGCGCGGTGAGGAACTTCAGAATGCCATCGCCCGCAAAGGCCAGTCATTCGGCTGGCAGAGCCTGCTGGTGTTTGTCCTGAGCACCGGCCTTATCATTCTGTTTACCCGCATGATTATCGGGCCGGTAAAAGTGATTGAGCGGATGGTTAACCGCCTGGGGGAAGGGCGCAACCTGATACAGCGCCTTGATAATTTTAACGGCCCGAGAGAACTGCGCTCGCTGGCGCTGCGGATTGTCTGGCTGAGTGAGCGCCTCGACTGGCTGGAATCCCAGCGTCATGAATTCCTGCGTCATATTTCCCATGAACTGAAAACCCCGCTGGCCAGTATGCGTGAAGGTACCGAACTGCTGGCGGATGAAGTCGCGGGGCCGCTGACAGCGGATCAGAAAGATGTGGTATCAATACTGAGTGAAAGCAGCCGCCATTTGCAGGTGCTGATTGAACAGTTGCTGGAGTATAACCGCACGCTGGTGGACAGCCCGACAGAAGCCAAATGGGTTAACCTCGATACGGTAGTGCATGAGGTGGTTAATGCCCACAGCTTACCGGCGAGAAGCAAAGAAATCACTACGGACCTTGCTCTGGATGAAACAAGTGTCTGGGCTGAACCCGTCTTATTAACACGTGTACTCGATAATCTCTACTCAAATGCGGTACACTATGGCGCTGAATCGGGTAAGATCCGGATAACCAGCCGGAAAGCCGGTCAGCATATACAGATTGATGTCGCCAATACCGGTACGCCGATCCCGGAAGAAGAGCAGGAAATGATCTTCGAACCGTTCTATCAGGGCTCGCTTCAGCGCAAAGGTGCTGTCAAAGGCAGCGGGCTGGGACTGAGTATTGCCCGGGATTGTATTAACCGGATGGGCGGCGAACTGATATTAGTCGGTTCTGAAGGTGCGGATGTGTGCTTCCGTATTCAGCTTCCGTTCCACACCTTACTGGAATAA
- a CDS encoding cell envelope integrity protein TolA has translation MNRCKLAGLFFSLCLHGGLLIFLFCISQTDYAENGNIRTDNRSAMLLLPAPEKAEEHSPDIPEQSEKSLLPVISPAADKKSEWQAEKNRKKRENKLRQKIKKPVTAPRHDKDVHKPAEVPDTGLQSSLSAGNHNLTTADTVAGQRSDDELWLYREKMRREILRYIYYPARIRKVSAAVDINVSISGTGTLSDPVVIRSSGNRILDKIALSAVSKYQPVGIPPPGLDKSIVLTVDFIK, from the coding sequence ATGAATCGCTGCAAACTGGCCGGTTTATTCTTTTCTCTGTGTCTTCACGGCGGACTGCTTATTTTTTTATTCTGTATCAGCCAGACTGATTATGCGGAAAACGGCAATATAAGGACGGATAACCGCAGTGCCATGTTATTGCTGCCTGCGCCGGAAAAGGCGGAGGAACACTCTCCGGATATACCGGAACAGAGCGAGAAAAGCCTGTTACCGGTGATAAGCCCGGCAGCGGATAAAAAATCAGAATGGCAGGCGGAAAAAAACAGAAAAAAACGTGAGAATAAACTGCGGCAGAAAATTAAAAAGCCGGTTACTGCACCGCGGCATGATAAAGATGTGCATAAACCGGCAGAGGTTCCGGATACCGGTTTACAGTCATCTCTGTCGGCCGGAAATCATAACCTGACAACAGCCGATACCGTTGCCGGGCAGCGGAGTGACGACGAGCTGTGGTTATACCGGGAAAAAATGCGCAGAGAGATCCTGCGGTATATTTATTATCCTGCCAGAATCAGAAAGGTCAGCGCAGCCGTTGATATTAATGTCAGTATTTCCGGAACCGGTACACTTTCTGACCCCGTGGTGATCAGAAGTTCGGGGAACCGGATACTGGATAAAATTGCGCTCAGTGCGGTCAGTAAATATCAGCCGGTAGGAATTCCGCCGCCGGGGTTGGACAAAAGCATTGTCCTGACGGTGGATTTTATTAAGTAA